A stretch of the Sorangium aterium genome encodes the following:
- a CDS encoding cyclic nucleotide-binding domain-containing protein, which yields MPSSDHTRGGARDAGSDRPQPWPPAVFDAPLLRGLDERARREISGAGRLRSLSPDEVAYRAGDAGDAFFVVASGRVALRATRRGDDRDTEVRTAAAGDVVGEEAVVGMSRRTTAVALATSVLAEIPVHLFRRAAGRSGKAEIAERLERALRRSATRDLLSTLAFTRDLDSEDVEILLDATSHRRFERGQAIYRTGDPAAELWLIAEGMVQIQTEDGDRIHVRAYLTRGDFFGDVELDENRCRAASAVASGATALLSVPSKTFAALARKHPDLIPRLRRITGEHHERQEAVIAGHARNHTAHIFRDLYRLQVARSLLVIDLETCARCGHCAWSCADVHGVSRLVRRGDKVRARVDDAEPAARKEAPRSLLLPNSCQHCESPACMIECPTGAIGKDTGGEVFIRDALCTGCGACAKACPWENIAMAPRPAAAPRPRGADFTEIAVKCDLCRDYDGPACVKACPTGSIFRVNPAEEIADVRDLLGGARREQERSAAPRSGAAVVAGSALAAAGLGAAGLSAHARGGARPGEGAAFSAGVAAAVGMALLLLYAVPKRAGRWAWMRPRRRGGAAEEGGDAALVKSRLRPQLTGHLAIGLVTAGLALAHAPWPRSGRPTLGAALHLVFWATAAAGAFTAIAYRLAPRRLARIERTAALPEDFSAARRELLDRFYREVSGRSDLVKKIVEKILVPYLQSPLGPLVLLASGRGLREEERALRARVDAVLEGRGAERLAGLAELIRLAVELRALPAQRALLAALRGGLPAHIITFGVAAALLVLHAITALSVPR from the coding sequence ATGCCCTCATCGGACCACACCCGCGGCGGCGCGCGCGACGCCGGGTCTGACCGCCCCCAGCCGTGGCCGCCGGCGGTGTTCGACGCCCCCTTGCTGCGAGGGCTCGACGAGCGCGCCCGGCGCGAGATCTCCGGAGCGGGGCGGCTCCGCTCCCTGTCGCCGGACGAGGTCGCCTATCGCGCGGGCGACGCCGGCGACGCCTTCTTCGTGGTCGCGTCCGGGCGCGTCGCCCTGCGCGCGACACGCCGCGGAGACGATCGCGATACCGAGGTGCGCACCGCGGCCGCGGGCGACGTCGTCGGCGAGGAGGCGGTCGTGGGGATGTCGCGCAGGACCACCGCAGTCGCGCTCGCCACCAGCGTGCTCGCCGAGATCCCGGTCCACCTGTTCCGCCGCGCCGCCGGCCGCTCCGGCAAGGCCGAGATCGCCGAGAGGCTCGAGCGCGCGCTGCGGAGGAGCGCGACACGCGACCTCCTCAGCACCCTCGCCTTCACGCGTGACCTGGACTCGGAGGACGTCGAAATTCTGCTTGACGCAACGAGTCATCGGCGCTTCGAGCGGGGTCAGGCCATCTATCGCACAGGCGATCCGGCCGCCGAGCTGTGGCTCATCGCCGAGGGGATGGTGCAAATTCAGACCGAGGACGGAGATCGGATTCATGTGCGCGCGTACCTCACCCGAGGTGATTTCTTTGGTGACGTCGAGCTCGACGAGAACCGCTGCCGGGCGGCGAGCGCCGTGGCCAGCGGCGCCACGGCGCTCCTGTCCGTGCCGTCGAAGACGTTCGCCGCGCTCGCGCGGAAGCACCCTGATCTGATCCCCCGACTCCGGCGCATCACCGGCGAGCACCACGAAAGGCAGGAGGCGGTCATCGCCGGCCATGCGCGCAATCACACGGCGCACATCTTCAGGGACCTCTATCGCCTTCAGGTCGCGCGGTCGCTCCTGGTCATCGATCTCGAGACGTGCGCCCGCTGCGGACACTGCGCGTGGTCGTGCGCCGACGTGCACGGGGTCTCACGGCTCGTGCGCCGCGGAGACAAGGTGCGCGCGCGGGTGGACGACGCGGAACCGGCCGCGCGGAAGGAGGCGCCGCGCAGCCTCCTCCTGCCGAACTCGTGCCAGCACTGCGAGAGCCCCGCCTGCATGATCGAGTGTCCCACCGGCGCGATCGGCAAGGACACCGGGGGAGAGGTGTTCATCCGGGACGCGCTCTGCACCGGCTGCGGCGCCTGCGCAAAGGCGTGCCCGTGGGAGAACATCGCGATGGCGCCGCGCCCCGCGGCCGCGCCGCGCCCGCGAGGCGCAGACTTCACGGAAATCGCCGTGAAGTGCGATCTCTGCCGCGACTACGATGGCCCCGCGTGCGTGAAGGCCTGTCCCACAGGCTCGATTTTCCGCGTCAACCCTGCGGAGGAGATCGCCGACGTGCGCGACCTGCTCGGCGGGGCACGGCGCGAACAGGAGCGCTCCGCCGCGCCACGGAGCGGCGCGGCGGTCGTCGCTGGCAGCGCGCTCGCGGCGGCCGGGCTCGGGGCGGCGGGGCTGTCGGCGCACGCGCGCGGCGGCGCGCGCCCGGGCGAGGGCGCCGCCTTCTCGGCGGGCGTCGCGGCCGCGGTGGGCATGGCGCTGCTCCTGCTCTACGCGGTCCCCAAGCGCGCCGGGCGATGGGCGTGGATGCGGCCCAGGCGGCGCGGCGGCGCGGCCGAGGAGGGCGGCGATGCCGCGCTGGTGAAGAGCCGCCTCCGCCCGCAGCTGACCGGGCACCTCGCCATCGGCCTCGTCACGGCCGGCCTCGCGCTCGCGCACGCGCCGTGGCCCCGGTCCGGCCGCCCGACGCTGGGCGCGGCGCTGCACCTCGTGTTCTGGGCCACTGCGGCGGCCGGCGCCTTCACGGCGATCGCGTACCGGCTCGCGCCTCGGCGCCTCGCCCGGATCGAGCGCACCGCCGCGCTGCCCGAGGATTTCAGCGCCGCCAGGCGCGAGCTGCTCGACCGCTTCTACCGCGAAGTGAGCGGGCGCAGCGACCTGGTCAAGAAGATCGTCGAGAAGATCCTCGTGCCCTACCTGCAGAGCCCCCTCGGCCCGCTCGTGCTGCTCGCCTCGGGGCGCGGCCTGCGCGAGGAGGAGCGCGCGCTGCGCGCCCGCGTCGACGCGGTCCTCGAAGGGCGCGGCGCGGAGCGGCTCGCCGGCCTGGCGGAGCTCATCCGCCTCGCCGTGGAGCTGCGCGCGCTCCCGGCCCAGCGCGCGCTCCTCGCCGCGCTCCGCGGAGGGCTGCCGGCGCACATCATCACCTTCGGCGTCGCCGCGGCGCTGCTCGTGCTCCACGCGATCACGGCGCTGAGCGTGCCTCGATGA
- a CDS encoding vWA domain-containing protein, with amino-acid sequence MAGPSTKWMGALSRSGSASAWAPRALLLVTLLTASALIAGSCHGGNNAGEPPQGGTDWPDGGPGTGDPCVDGEEIECHVTVGEHEGVLTCLDGIRRCENGRYGSCDGTMTMRRSPSGSAPQGGGESGYPHPLANSDASDGGLCATNPCDPTCQSFEETPDGGPISLGGTGPTYTWSVGDINELPDNVARQGTRQPCTTSEDCQFDQHCDDPARGACVHDPCGTGVSLLENCSGCAKKVCAANPNCCTYTTIPADCGHDACVDTPGVASNMTTTCGDACVQTICANHPRCCDITCATTMDCTNAIGPYSNCVAPGRCTWPTMGPSAMMCPTGTIVLGTGRCTGTWSATCAGYVATECGGKTCSTIAPKWDASCVALAGSLCGSTCDTDPGCAHDKCYTGERLVASCNPCVQSICATVQGASCCSPTGEWTQSCVDLVESVCGETCPQKGLCKSYMPNETDPTCALPDLTIGVPCGGTVPVCNRGTTAAPAGINIHRYPAGANQIPSSAPNRILNACSPSGGTPACTTTQPIAPGECISVAGCTGLTAGMELVVNPPGAGHIAECRCGNNGSIYQSAMCESPACIATASVSLVRPVTLFVALDRSNSMRQTLAGADVSALRWDPARNALKAFFQDPASAGLGVALRFWPHNNPGNCDGSSCGVPLGDGCRNALIPFDGTAARRLTEDPAPWDQQENALVNALFPGPSTNGDTPMYPALQGATTWAINYKNAHPEEEVAVVLVTDGIPSDCDTVPNHIGALARNAFANYGVRVHAVGFGNSNTEIINSIADQGGGQAFNLNAGAGLQTTLLNALVSIRGEALPCDVTVPTAGVSDPASVSVVYETAAGVETTLTPRAGIGSCGTGWYFESGNTNVKLCPQTCTNIRANPGGKVRAIVPCTTTSVTAITTNWEQYHGVCPPGTKTQWGYLRYRTTTPGDSSVEFFVRAADDPADLASATVRLAATAHAAPTDTRICDETSAPPCAVDLFDVLQELPDARTEYLDVRMRLNPTSSGGGGVQVQDWEITYSCPDTE; translated from the coding sequence ATGGCTGGTCCTTCGACCAAGTGGATGGGAGCGCTCTCCCGATCAGGCTCCGCCAGCGCGTGGGCGCCGAGAGCGCTGCTGCTCGTGACGTTGCTTACCGCGTCGGCCCTCATCGCCGGTTCGTGCCATGGAGGCAACAACGCCGGTGAGCCGCCGCAAGGGGGGACGGACTGGCCCGACGGTGGGCCAGGAACGGGCGACCCGTGCGTCGACGGCGAAGAGATCGAGTGTCACGTCACCGTCGGCGAGCACGAAGGCGTGCTGACGTGCCTCGACGGGATCCGGCGCTGCGAGAACGGGCGTTACGGCAGCTGTGACGGGACGATGACGATGCGGAGATCGCCGTCCGGCTCGGCGCCGCAAGGGGGCGGTGAGAGCGGGTATCCCCACCCGCTCGCCAACTCCGATGCCTCCGACGGCGGCCTGTGCGCGACCAACCCGTGCGATCCGACGTGCCAGTCGTTCGAGGAGACGCCGGACGGGGGGCCCATCAGCCTCGGGGGGACCGGCCCGACGTACACGTGGTCGGTCGGCGACATCAACGAGCTGCCCGATAACGTGGCGCGGCAGGGCACGCGCCAGCCGTGCACGACCAGCGAAGACTGCCAGTTCGACCAGCACTGCGACGACCCCGCGCGGGGCGCGTGCGTTCACGATCCGTGCGGGACCGGCGTGTCGCTGCTGGAGAACTGCAGCGGGTGCGCCAAGAAGGTCTGCGCCGCGAACCCGAACTGCTGCACCTATACGACCATACCGGCCGACTGCGGACACGACGCCTGCGTGGACACCCCCGGCGTCGCGAGCAACATGACCACGACCTGCGGCGACGCGTGCGTCCAGACCATCTGCGCGAACCATCCGCGCTGCTGCGATATCACGTGCGCTACGACGATGGACTGCACGAACGCCATCGGGCCGTACAGCAATTGCGTCGCCCCAGGCCGCTGCACCTGGCCCACCATGGGGCCCTCCGCCATGATGTGTCCCACTGGAACCATCGTGTTGGGGACCGGCCGCTGCACCGGGACGTGGAGCGCGACCTGCGCGGGCTATGTCGCCACGGAGTGCGGTGGCAAGACGTGCAGCACGATCGCGCCGAAATGGGACGCGAGCTGCGTTGCCCTGGCCGGGTCGCTGTGCGGCTCCACCTGCGACACCGATCCCGGCTGCGCGCACGACAAGTGTTACACCGGCGAACGGCTCGTTGCGTCGTGCAATCCGTGCGTGCAGAGCATCTGCGCGACGGTGCAGGGCGCGAGCTGCTGCTCGCCGACGGGCGAGTGGACACAGAGCTGCGTCGACCTCGTGGAGAGCGTCTGCGGCGAGACCTGCCCTCAAAAAGGCCTCTGCAAGTCGTACATGCCGAACGAGACGGACCCCACGTGCGCCCTCCCGGACCTCACGATCGGCGTGCCCTGCGGCGGGACGGTCCCGGTCTGCAACCGTGGCACCACGGCGGCCCCCGCAGGCATCAACATCCACCGTTATCCTGCGGGCGCAAACCAGATTCCGTCCTCCGCCCCGAACCGGATCCTGAACGCGTGCAGCCCGAGCGGCGGCACCCCCGCCTGCACGACGACGCAGCCGATCGCCCCTGGCGAGTGCATCAGCGTGGCCGGCTGCACCGGCCTCACCGCGGGGATGGAGCTCGTCGTCAATCCCCCTGGCGCTGGGCATATCGCCGAGTGCCGGTGCGGCAACAACGGGAGCATCTATCAATCGGCCATGTGCGAGTCCCCCGCCTGCATCGCCACGGCCAGCGTGTCGCTGGTCAGGCCGGTCACCCTGTTCGTGGCGCTCGATCGCTCCAACTCGATGCGGCAAACGCTGGCGGGGGCGGACGTCAGCGCCCTGCGGTGGGACCCGGCGAGGAACGCGCTCAAGGCTTTCTTCCAGGATCCGGCGTCGGCCGGGCTCGGCGTCGCCTTGCGGTTCTGGCCGCACAACAATCCGGGCAACTGCGACGGCTCCTCCTGCGGCGTCCCCCTCGGAGACGGCTGCAGGAATGCGCTCATCCCGTTCGACGGCACAGCGGCCCGGCGGCTGACCGAGGACCCCGCGCCGTGGGATCAGCAAGAGAACGCGCTCGTCAACGCGCTCTTCCCCGGCCCCAGCACCAACGGCGATACGCCCATGTACCCGGCGCTGCAAGGCGCCACGACCTGGGCGATCAACTACAAGAACGCCCATCCCGAGGAGGAGGTCGCGGTCGTGCTCGTGACCGACGGCATCCCGTCGGACTGCGACACCGTCCCCAACCACATCGGGGCCCTGGCGCGAAACGCGTTCGCAAATTACGGCGTCCGCGTGCACGCGGTGGGCTTCGGCAACTCGAACACGGAGATCATCAACTCCATCGCGGATCAAGGCGGTGGACAGGCGTTCAACCTCAACGCCGGCGCGGGCTTGCAGACCACCCTCCTCAATGCGCTCGTCTCGATCCGCGGAGAGGCGCTGCCCTGCGACGTCACCGTCCCGACCGCGGGCGTCTCGGATCCCGCGTCGGTGTCCGTCGTCTACGAGACCGCCGCCGGCGTGGAGACGACGCTCACGCCCCGGGCCGGGATCGGCAGCTGCGGTACGGGCTGGTACTTCGAGTCCGGGAACACGAACGTGAAGCTCTGCCCGCAGACCTGCACCAACATCCGCGCGAACCCGGGCGGGAAGGTCCGGGCCATCGTGCCGTGCACGACGACGAGCGTCACGGCCATCACCACGAACTGGGAGCAGTACCACGGCGTCTGTCCGCCCGGGACCAAGACCCAGTGGGGATACCTCAGGTACAGGACGACGACCCCGGGCGACTCGAGCGTCGAGTTCTTCGTGAGAGCGGCGGATGACCCCGCCGACCTCGCCTCGGCGACCGTCAGGCTCGCCGCGACCGCCCACGCTGCGCCGACCGACACCCGGATCTGCGATGAGACCTCGGCGCCGCCGTGCGCGGTCGATCTCTTCGACGTGCTGCAAGAGTTGCCGGACGCTCGAACGGAGTACCTCGATGTCCGGATGAGGCTCAATCCGACGAGCAGCGGAGGGGGCGGCGTTCAGGTGCAGGACTGGGAGATCACCTATTCATGTCCGGATACAGAATGA
- a CDS encoding pre-peptidase C-terminal domain-containing protein produces MSRSTMAAALLCAAGVVAACGGDDEAGRPRPPGLSSGAGTAGGGDGGGGSGGAPPGDCGNGVAEQGEACDGPDLGGTTCQSLGFDAGEVRCSPECIPDASGCSGVEVCQDGRDNDGDGAVDCDDPECDEACADMCAAPVALADPGAATGNTSGHAAVQSSCSLESPGVAYTFTATTTGFLDVVLTPHTDAPLVAELRSACDDPATRVECGMPSIGAGIDNRLTVPVREGDAFYVIVTGADADQAGAFELGVRSRQTACGDGIQDPTEQCDNALGQPDDGCSDSCQLEATEVEPNDTIATANTYTVPFFAAIHAPTDDDVDVDVVRVTVPSGPTDLIAETAAVTSSDCLTGRIDSVIEILDESGGLIVRRDRGDNGLCARAVAPSLAAGDYYVRVSSVLGSGAATFPYRLDVTLVHEVCGDGTISAGEQCDDGNTDALDGCSAGCRFEFDETEPNGTPAQADAYAASWLAEISPAGDVDVIAVSVPGPRSTLHVNVGDNNTEACLRGQIDSYIEILGNDGTTVLASDDDSGVGYCSYASLTDLAAGTYYVRLRAAPLVPDATFFYRLNVTLL; encoded by the coding sequence ATGAGCCGAAGCACCATGGCAGCCGCGCTCTTGTGCGCGGCAGGGGTGGTCGCGGCGTGCGGCGGCGATGACGAGGCCGGGCGGCCGAGGCCCCCGGGGCTCTCGAGCGGGGCCGGCACGGCTGGAGGCGGCGACGGCGGCGGGGGCAGCGGGGGCGCCCCGCCGGGCGACTGCGGGAACGGCGTCGCCGAGCAGGGCGAGGCGTGCGACGGACCCGACCTCGGGGGCACGACCTGCCAGAGCCTCGGCTTCGATGCCGGCGAGGTCCGGTGCAGCCCCGAGTGCATCCCCGACGCCTCGGGCTGCTCGGGCGTCGAGGTGTGCCAGGACGGGCGGGACAACGACGGCGACGGCGCCGTCGACTGCGACGATCCGGAGTGCGACGAGGCCTGCGCGGACATGTGCGCCGCGCCCGTGGCGCTCGCGGATCCCGGGGCCGCGACCGGCAACACCAGCGGCCACGCGGCCGTCCAGAGCAGCTGCTCGCTGGAGAGCCCGGGCGTCGCCTACACGTTCACCGCGACGACAACCGGGTTCCTCGACGTGGTGCTGACCCCGCACACGGACGCGCCGCTCGTCGCCGAGCTGCGCAGCGCCTGCGACGATCCCGCGACCCGGGTCGAATGCGGCATGCCCAGCATAGGCGCGGGGATCGACAACCGGCTGACCGTGCCGGTTCGCGAGGGCGATGCGTTCTATGTGATCGTCACGGGAGCCGACGCGGACCAGGCAGGGGCGTTCGAGCTCGGCGTGCGGAGCCGACAGACCGCCTGCGGGGACGGGATCCAGGATCCGACGGAGCAGTGCGACAACGCCCTCGGTCAACCGGACGACGGCTGCAGCGATAGCTGCCAGCTCGAGGCGACCGAGGTGGAGCCCAACGACACCATCGCCACCGCCAACACCTACACCGTTCCGTTCTTCGCCGCGATTCATGCCCCGACCGATGACGATGTGGACGTCGATGTCGTGCGCGTCACCGTGCCGAGCGGGCCGACGGACCTGATCGCGGAGACCGCGGCCGTCACGAGCTCCGACTGCCTGACCGGCCGGATCGACAGCGTCATCGAGATCCTCGATGAGAGCGGCGGGCTGATCGTGCGGCGCGACCGCGGGGACAACGGCCTTTGCGCCCGCGCCGTCGCGCCGTCGCTCGCCGCGGGCGATTACTATGTTCGCGTCTCCTCCGTGCTCGGCTCCGGGGCGGCGACGTTCCCGTACCGCCTCGACGTGACGCTCGTCCACGAGGTGTGCGGGGATGGCACGATCAGCGCCGGAGAGCAGTGCGACGACGGCAACACGGACGCTCTCGACGGGTGCAGCGCCGGCTGCCGCTTCGAGTTCGACGAGACGGAGCCCAACGGCACCCCCGCGCAGGCCGACGCGTACGCCGCCTCGTGGCTCGCGGAGATCTCGCCCGCAGGCGACGTCGACGTGATCGCCGTGAGCGTGCCGGGGCCTCGCTCGACGCTGCACGTGAACGTCGGCGATAACAATACCGAGGCTTGCCTGAGGGGGCAGATCGACAGCTACATCGAGATTCTCGGCAATGACGGGACCACCGTGCTCGCGTCCGACGACGATTCGGGGGTCGGCTATTGCTCCTACGCCTCGCTCACCGACCTCGCCGCGGGCACTTACTATGTGAGGCTCCGCGCCGCGCCGCTCGTCCCCGATGCGACCTTCTTCTATCGATTGAATGTCACGCTCCTCTAG
- a CDS encoding NAD(P)-binding domain-containing protein: MSRSSSPTGGGRRAAAPPSGGADDAARPHDPTRTLYRADLSDPRQRAAQPREVMRGRAARRAEATSDVTRFRGVLPATLAGAVATGAAALLFPPPGGHAAPGPLSLPHARAQLACASCHAEQAPSAPQEAAAAREAAASRGAAAGARVDQACVGCHGAHGSTRRSHRQLLASGALSCATCHPIHRGDQGVVFDPARPPVRFAPGAEVELPRSAFRPGQPATVAIVTAGSCAPCHDLAAPRDPIARCLVAAQAPLGDARPITCFDEHRPALPEDAATGRAGGDTRPAGRNAGRAGGDTSPAGRNAGRAGGGTSPAGVCSGQHTEDRALAWDAARDAATALPLVKAGATPGAPALLWMGAGLAAAALAFAGARGGHALRARRARRSARDAGGEDAMLRPAARVRLPRIDTTTCLGCYACVDACPYDVLAVEKYVAVVARPEACCGLTLCEQRCPNGSLTIEGGAPIADRPRLGDDLGSLDVPGLHLAGDVTGLPLIKNAIHQGAHAATRIAEDLRQAGPRGASGQELDLIIVGAGPAGISAALRAKELGLSFEVIEQGSVAQSIQSFPRGKLVFDQPLDLPMTGKLWLKESTKEELLSHWLRIVRKERLPILQDTRMVSVARAAGAGAPAVDATAGRGAPAEAKATAGFVVVTEPREGGPRTERHARRVLLAIGQRGSPRRLPFELSAEVEGRVYYHLADARSLAGSRVLIVGLGDVAMEAAIALSRQPATDVTVVYRGAGFRRGKTRNIEELRRLAAASRLSLLFETDVSALALDPGGALVATLASPSGARAHPCDAVLVLIGSIPPWSALRAAGVRPTAEPSDRSALGDVQGTTPAVPAP, encoded by the coding sequence ATGTCACGCTCCTCTAGCCCGACCGGCGGAGGCCGCCGGGCGGCGGCGCCGCCATCCGGCGGCGCGGACGACGCGGCGCGCCCTCACGATCCCACGAGGACGCTCTACCGCGCCGATCTCTCCGATCCGCGCCAGCGCGCCGCCCAGCCACGGGAAGTCATGCGGGGGCGCGCCGCGCGCCGCGCCGAGGCGACCTCCGACGTCACCCGCTTCCGGGGCGTGCTGCCGGCCACGCTCGCGGGCGCCGTCGCGACCGGCGCGGCGGCGCTGCTCTTCCCGCCGCCGGGGGGACATGCGGCGCCGGGGCCGCTCTCGCTGCCCCACGCGCGCGCGCAGCTCGCGTGCGCGTCCTGCCACGCCGAGCAGGCGCCCTCCGCGCCGCAGGAGGCCGCCGCGGCGCGGGAAGCCGCGGCCTCGCGCGGAGCCGCTGCAGGCGCCCGCGTCGATCAAGCCTGCGTGGGGTGCCACGGCGCCCACGGCTCCACCCGCAGGAGCCACAGGCAGCTGCTCGCGAGCGGCGCGCTGAGCTGCGCCACCTGCCACCCCATCCACCGCGGCGATCAGGGCGTCGTGTTCGATCCAGCGAGGCCGCCGGTGCGCTTCGCGCCGGGCGCCGAGGTCGAGCTCCCGAGGTCGGCCTTCCGCCCGGGCCAGCCGGCCACCGTCGCGATCGTCACGGCCGGGAGCTGCGCGCCGTGCCACGACCTCGCCGCGCCGCGGGATCCCATCGCGCGCTGCCTCGTCGCGGCGCAGGCGCCGCTCGGCGACGCGCGTCCGATCACCTGCTTCGACGAGCACCGCCCTGCCCTCCCCGAGGACGCCGCGACTGGCCGCGCAGGCGGCGACACACGCCCCGCCGGCCGCAACGCCGGTCGCGCAGGCGGCGACACCAGCCCCGCCGGCCGCAACGCCGGTCGCGCAGGCGGCGGCACCAGTCCCGCCGGCGTCTGCAGCGGGCAGCACACCGAGGACCGCGCCCTCGCCTGGGATGCGGCGCGCGACGCCGCCACGGCCTTGCCCCTCGTGAAGGCCGGCGCCACGCCCGGCGCGCCCGCCCTGCTCTGGATGGGCGCAGGCCTCGCCGCCGCCGCCCTCGCGTTCGCGGGCGCCCGCGGCGGCCACGCGCTGCGCGCGCGCCGCGCGCGGCGATCGGCGCGCGACGCCGGGGGCGAGGACGCGATGCTCCGCCCCGCGGCGCGCGTGCGCCTGCCCCGGATCGACACGACCACCTGCCTCGGCTGCTACGCGTGCGTCGACGCGTGCCCGTACGACGTGCTCGCCGTCGAGAAGTACGTCGCGGTCGTGGCCCGCCCCGAGGCGTGCTGCGGCCTCACCCTGTGCGAGCAGCGCTGCCCCAACGGGTCGCTCACCATCGAGGGCGGCGCGCCGATCGCCGATCGCCCGCGCCTCGGCGACGACCTCGGCAGCCTCGATGTGCCAGGCCTGCACCTCGCCGGCGACGTCACCGGGCTCCCGCTCATCAAGAACGCCATCCACCAGGGCGCGCACGCCGCGACGCGCATCGCGGAGGACCTGCGGCAGGCCGGCCCGCGCGGCGCGAGCGGTCAGGAGCTCGACCTGATCATCGTGGGCGCAGGGCCCGCCGGGATCAGCGCCGCGCTGCGCGCCAAGGAGCTCGGCCTCTCGTTCGAGGTGATCGAGCAGGGCAGCGTGGCGCAGAGCATCCAGAGCTTCCCGCGCGGCAAGCTGGTCTTCGATCAGCCGCTCGACCTGCCGATGACCGGGAAGCTGTGGCTGAAGGAGTCGACCAAGGAAGAGCTGCTCTCCCACTGGCTCCGCATCGTGCGCAAGGAGCGGCTCCCGATCCTGCAGGACACCCGCATGGTGTCGGTCGCCCGCGCGGCCGGCGCCGGCGCGCCCGCCGTCGACGCGACGGCCGGCAGAGGCGCGCCCGCCGAGGCGAAGGCCACGGCCGGCTTCGTCGTCGTCACCGAGCCGCGCGAGGGCGGACCGCGCACCGAGCGCCACGCGCGGCGCGTGCTGCTCGCCATCGGCCAGCGCGGCTCGCCACGCCGGCTTCCGTTCGAGCTCTCCGCCGAGGTGGAAGGTCGGGTGTACTACCACCTCGCCGACGCCCGGAGCCTCGCCGGCAGCCGCGTGCTGATCGTCGGCCTCGGCGACGTCGCCATGGAAGCCGCGATCGCGCTGTCGCGCCAGCCGGCCACCGACGTCACCGTCGTCTACCGTGGCGCCGGGTTCCGCCGCGGGAAGACGCGAAATATCGAGGAGTTACGAAGGCTTGCAGCGGCGTCCCGCCTCTCGCTCCTGTTCGAGACCGACGTCTCCGCCCTCGCCCTAGATCCGGGCGGCGCGCTCGTGGCGACCCTCGCTTCGCCCTCGGGGGCCCGGGCGCATCCCTGCGACGCCGTGCTGGTCCTGATCGGGAGCATCCCGCCATGGAGCGCCCTCCGCGCCGCCGGCGTCCGGCCGACCGCAGAGCCGTCAGATCGTTCCGCGCTCGGCGACGTACAAGGGACCACGCCCGCGGTCCCCGCGCCGTGA